From Loxodonta africana isolate mLoxAfr1 chromosome 2, mLoxAfr1.hap2, whole genome shotgun sequence, the proteins below share one genomic window:
- the SLC36A1 gene encoding proton-coupled amino acid transporter 1 isoform X5, with the protein MSTQRLRNEDYHDYSSTDVSPEESPSEGLSNFSSGSYQRFGESNGTTWFQTLIHLLKGNIGTGLLGLPLAVKNAGILVGPLSLLLIGIVAVHCMGILVKCAHHFCHRLNKPFVDYGDTVMYGLESSPSSWLRNHAHWGRHVVDFFLIITQLGFCCVYFVFLADNFKQVIEAANGTTNNCHNNETAILTPTMDSRLYMLSLLPFLVLLVFIRNLRALSVFSLLANITMLVSLVMIYQFIVQKIPNPSHLPLVAPWNTYPLFFGTAIFAFEGIGMCFLSSLTALS; encoded by the exons ATGTCCACGCAGCGGCTTCGGAACGAGGACTATCACGACTACAGCTCCACTGACGTGAGCCCAGAGGAGAGCCCGTCCGAAGGCCTGAGCAACTTCTCCTCAGGTTCCTACCAGCGTTTTGGGGAAAGCAATGGCACAAC ATGGTTCCAGACCTTGATCCACCTGTTAAAAGGCAATATTGGCACAGGACTCCTGGGGCTGCCTCTGGCGGTGAAAAATGCAGGCATCTTG GTGGGTCCCCTCAGCCTGCTGCTGATAGGCATCGTGGCTGTGCACTGCATGGGTATCCTGGTGAAATGTGCCCACCACTTCTGCCACAG ACTGAACAAACCCTTTGTGGACTATGGGGATACAGTGATGTATGGACTAGAATCCAGCCCCAGCTCCTGGCTCCGGAACCATGCCCACTGGGGAAG GCATGTTGTGGACTTCTTCCTGATTATCACTCAGCTGGGATTCTGCTGCGTGTATTTTGTATTCCTGGCTGACAACTTTAAACAG GTGATAGAAGCAGCAAACGGGACCACCAACAACTGCCACAACAATGAGACAGCGATTCTGACACCCACCATGGACTCACGACTCTACATGCTCAGCCTCCTGCCCTTTCTGGTGCTGTTGGTTTTCATCAGGAACCTCCGAGCCCTGTCTGTCTTCTCCCTGTTGGCCAACATCACCATGCTGGTCAGCCTGGTCATGATCTACCAGTTCATTGTGCAG AAGATCCCAAACCCCAGTCACCTCCCTTTGGTGGCACCCTGGAATACCTACCCTCTGTTCTTCGGCACAGCCATTTTTGCATTTGAAGGCATCGGGATG tgctttctctcttctctcactGCCCTTTCATAG
- the SLC36A1 gene encoding proton-coupled amino acid transporter 1 isoform X4 produces the protein MSTQRLRNEDYHDYSSTDVSPEESPSEGLSNFSSGSYQRFGESNGTTWFQTLIHLLKGNIGTGLLGLPLAVKNAGILVGPLSLLLIGIVAVHCMGILVKCAHHFCHRLNKPFVDYGDTVMYGLESSPSSWLRNHAHWGRHVVDFFLIITQLGFCCVYFVFLADNFKQVIEAANGTTNNCHNNETAILTPTMDSRLYMLSLLPFLVLLVFIRNLRALSVFSLLANITMLVSLVMIYQFIVQKIPNPSHLPLVAPWNTYPLFFGTAIFAFEGIGMVLPLENKMKDPRKFPLILYGGMSIVTALYISLGCLGYLQFGAHVQGSITLNLPNCWYVGTDGRMPGSAGDFKKVVPVGQAALLHWHLLHLRPPVLRPRGDHHPLFCVSSARAL, from the exons ATGTCCACGCAGCGGCTTCGGAACGAGGACTATCACGACTACAGCTCCACTGACGTGAGCCCAGAGGAGAGCCCGTCCGAAGGCCTGAGCAACTTCTCCTCAGGTTCCTACCAGCGTTTTGGGGAAAGCAATGGCACAAC ATGGTTCCAGACCTTGATCCACCTGTTAAAAGGCAATATTGGCACAGGACTCCTGGGGCTGCCTCTGGCGGTGAAAAATGCAGGCATCTTG GTGGGTCCCCTCAGCCTGCTGCTGATAGGCATCGTGGCTGTGCACTGCATGGGTATCCTGGTGAAATGTGCCCACCACTTCTGCCACAG ACTGAACAAACCCTTTGTGGACTATGGGGATACAGTGATGTATGGACTAGAATCCAGCCCCAGCTCCTGGCTCCGGAACCATGCCCACTGGGGAAG GCATGTTGTGGACTTCTTCCTGATTATCACTCAGCTGGGATTCTGCTGCGTGTATTTTGTATTCCTGGCTGACAACTTTAAACAG GTGATAGAAGCAGCAAACGGGACCACCAACAACTGCCACAACAATGAGACAGCGATTCTGACACCCACCATGGACTCACGACTCTACATGCTCAGCCTCCTGCCCTTTCTGGTGCTGTTGGTTTTCATCAGGAACCTCCGAGCCCTGTCTGTCTTCTCCCTGTTGGCCAACATCACCATGCTGGTCAGCCTGGTCATGATCTACCAGTTCATTGTGCAG AAGATCCCAAACCCCAGTCACCTCCCTTTGGTGGCACCCTGGAATACCTACCCTCTGTTCTTCGGCACAGCCATTTTTGCATTTGAAGGCATCGGGATG GTTCTGCCCCTGGAAAACAAAATGAAGGATCCTCGGAAATTCCCCCTCATCCTGTACGGGGGGATGAGCATCGTCACCGCCCTCTACATCAGCCTGGGGTGTCTGGGGTACCTGCAGTTTGGAGCTCACGTTCAAGGCAGTATAACCCTCAATCTGCCCAACTGCTGGTACGTGGGGACGGATGGAAGGATGCCTGGGAGCGCTGGAGATTTTAAGAAA GTTGTACCAGTCGGTCAAGCTGCTCTACTCCATTGGCATCTTCTTCACCTACGCCCTCCAGTTCTACGTCCCCGCGGAGATCATCATCCCCTTTTTTGTGTCTCGAGTGCCAGAGCATTGTGA